The Candidatus Limnocylindria bacterium genome has a segment encoding these proteins:
- the prmC gene encoding peptide chain release factor N(5)-glutamine methyltransferase: MRTWGDARTAATARLRSAPDASTASLDADVLLAHALGVGKEALYAHPERELSAAEDERFQKLVERRSRGEPVAYLRGFKEFYGLRFQVDPRVLIPRPETEVLVEAARERIAGRALRVVDVGTGSGAIAVALAAHEHRVRVIATDSSRDALVVARANALANGVADRVELRQGDLLEPITERVDLVCANLPYLRDDTVNEWVGERSSLAFEPRGAVVAGPDGLGLIKRCIADLARVLAPDGAALFECDPPQVAAVREMLGRAGLRTRTVRDLTSAERVVVAES, translated from the coding sequence ATGCGGACGTGGGGCGACGCGCGCACGGCCGCGACCGCGCGTCTGCGGTCCGCCCCTGATGCGAGCACCGCCTCGCTCGACGCCGACGTGCTGCTCGCGCATGCGCTGGGGGTCGGCAAGGAAGCCCTCTACGCGCATCCCGAGCGCGAGCTGTCCGCAGCGGAGGATGAGAGATTCCAGAAGCTCGTCGAACGACGGAGCCGTGGCGAGCCGGTGGCCTATCTGCGCGGCTTCAAGGAGTTCTACGGCCTGCGTTTCCAAGTGGATCCGCGTGTGCTCATCCCACGGCCCGAGACCGAGGTTCTCGTGGAGGCCGCGCGCGAGCGCATCGCCGGCCGCGCACTGCGCGTCGTCGATGTCGGCACGGGCTCGGGCGCGATCGCCGTGGCCCTCGCGGCGCACGAGCACCGCGTGCGCGTCATTGCGACCGACTCATCGCGTGACGCGCTGGTGGTGGCGCGGGCGAACGCGCTGGCGAACGGGGTCGCCGACCGCGTGGAGCTCCGGCAAGGCGATCTGCTCGAGCCGATCACCGAGCGCGTCGACCTCGTGTGCGCCAACCTGCCGTACCTCCGAGACGACACCGTGAACGAGTGGGTCGGCGAGCGCAGCTCCCTCGCGTTCGAGCCGCGGGGCGCGGTTGTCGCGGGGCCCGATGGCCTCGGCCTCATCAAGCGCTGCATCGCAGATCTTGCGCGAGTGCTCGCGCCGGATGGCGCAGCACTCTTCGAATGCGACCCACCTCAGGTCGCCGCCGTCAGGGAAATGCTGGGGCGCGCCGGGCTGCGAACGCGCACGGTGCGCGATCTGACCAGCGCCGAGCGCGTTGTCGTCGCCGAGAGCTAG
- a CDS encoding secondary thiamine-phosphate synthase enzyme YjbQ has translation MSVHHEKLSVSTDQREMTVDVTSRVRAAVTRSKVREGMCVISVAHTTAAVFVNENADPDVQRDLLQRLATLVPEGGDYRHAEGNSPAHIKAVLVGNDVSLSVHEGELVLGTWQGVYFAEFDGPRERSATVTVIGD, from the coding sequence GTGAGCGTCCACCACGAGAAGCTCTCGGTGAGCACTGACCAGCGTGAGATGACCGTCGATGTGACGTCGCGCGTACGCGCCGCGGTCACGAGATCCAAGGTGCGCGAAGGCATGTGCGTGATAAGTGTCGCGCATACGACCGCGGCGGTCTTCGTCAACGAGAACGCCGACCCCGATGTGCAGCGTGATCTGCTCCAGAGGCTTGCGACGCTGGTCCCGGAGGGCGGCGACTACCGTCATGCGGAAGGAAATTCGCCGGCGCACATCAAAGCGGTCCTCGTTGGTAACGATGTGTCGCTTTCAGTACACGAAGGCGAGCTCGTGCTCGGTACATGGCAGGGCGTGTACTTCGCAGAGTTCGATGGACCACGTGAGCGGAGCGCGACCGTAACTGTCATCGGCGACTGA
- a CDS encoding TldD/PmbA family protein: MTVRDAERAIRTALSRGGDWAELFWERSETLQLVLDDQRIEDAITGVDQGAGVRVESGEQTVYANGNVTDVDDVMAIAGRAARSVADGSGLHESARLTPDELPRPHSVAVDPRTVPVERKVALLRLANEVARAHDQRVSQATVSYAESVQEILVANSDGVHRTDTRVRVNFAVHVVAKDGAVLESGFEAVRGTLGFEMLTDDAVRDAAEKAARRAVLNVGAQPAPAGTYTVVLSSEAGGTLIHESVGHGLEADLNLKGLSVYSGRIGEKVASELITVIDDGRDPGQRGTAAMDDEGTATQRTVLIEKGILKTYLSDRKHAEKLGIRRSGNARRESFRHLPICRMTNTMIASGDSDPEEIVRSVKDGIFVKKMGGGQVDVVSGNFAFEVTECYRIRDGKLAEPLRGATLVGQGPKLMSEIDMVGWDLGYSTGTCGKDGQGAPVADAQPTLRIPSVVIGGKIQ; the protein is encoded by the coding sequence ATGACCGTTCGCGATGCCGAGCGCGCGATCCGTACCGCGCTTTCGCGCGGCGGCGACTGGGCCGAGCTGTTCTGGGAACGGAGTGAAACGCTGCAGCTCGTCCTCGATGACCAGCGGATCGAAGACGCGATCACCGGAGTCGACCAGGGAGCCGGCGTCCGCGTCGAAAGCGGCGAGCAGACCGTCTACGCGAACGGCAACGTGACCGACGTCGACGACGTCATGGCCATCGCGGGCCGCGCGGCGCGCAGCGTCGCCGACGGATCGGGCCTCCACGAGTCGGCTCGCCTCACGCCAGACGAGCTCCCGCGTCCACATTCGGTCGCAGTCGACCCCCGGACCGTGCCGGTGGAGCGCAAGGTCGCGCTGCTACGCCTGGCGAACGAGGTCGCGCGGGCCCACGACCAGCGCGTGTCGCAGGCGACGGTGTCGTACGCGGAGAGCGTGCAAGAGATCCTGGTCGCGAACAGCGACGGAGTGCATCGGACCGATACGCGCGTGCGCGTGAACTTCGCGGTGCATGTCGTCGCGAAGGACGGGGCCGTGCTCGAGTCCGGATTCGAGGCGGTGCGGGGGACGCTCGGCTTCGAGATGCTCACCGACGACGCGGTGCGCGACGCCGCCGAGAAGGCGGCGCGTCGAGCGGTGCTCAACGTCGGTGCGCAGCCCGCGCCCGCGGGCACGTACACCGTGGTGCTGTCGAGCGAGGCGGGTGGAACGCTCATCCACGAATCGGTCGGCCACGGCCTGGAGGCGGACCTCAACCTCAAGGGCCTGTCGGTGTACTCCGGGCGCATCGGTGAGAAGGTCGCGAGCGAGCTCATCACCGTGATCGACGACGGGCGCGATCCGGGCCAGCGCGGCACGGCGGCCATGGACGACGAGGGCACCGCGACGCAGCGCACCGTGCTGATCGAGAAGGGCATCCTGAAGACGTATCTCTCGGACCGGAAGCACGCCGAGAAGCTCGGTATCCGGCGCAGCGGCAACGCGCGGCGCGAGAGCTTCCGGCATCTGCCGATCTGCCGGATGACGAACACCATGATCGCGTCCGGCGACTCGGATCCCGAGGAGATCGTTCGCTCGGTCAAGGACGGCATCTTCGTGAAGAAGATGGGGGGCGGACAGGTCGATGTCGTGAGCGGCAACTTCGCCTTCGAGGTCACCGAGTGCTACCGCATCCGCGATGGGAAGCTCGCCGAGCCGCTGCGCGGCGCGACGCTCGTGGGCCAGGGCCCCAAGCTCATGAGCGAGATCGACATGGTCGGCTGGGACCTTGGGTATTCGACTGGCACGTGCGGCAAGGATGGCCAGGGCGCGCCCGTCGCCGACGCGCAACCGACCCTGCGGATCCCGTCGGTCGTCATCGGCGGAAAGATCCAGTGA
- a CDS encoding TldD/PmbA family protein, which translates to MTARLSNDEVVDRALEALRAGRLATAEIFVRDALSGSVETKDGALEVVTARGERGLGVRVLEGQRVGFAHTSDLAVSGIEACVDQARRMATITEPDEDLRIAAAPLESVDLDIFQPGLEDRPLTDRGAIALAVESAARSVDPRITHFRKTSYSDAEVTTLIATTTGVRASYRESFCGAMTSAVATQNGERQIGYHGEGARRMVELDPDAVGKRAAQRALEKLGAKPFPTQKLPVVLDPWMAMSLLGAIAPLFSADSVLKGRSLFAGKLGERVANTRVTVVDDARRKGGLRSAPFDGEGVATTTRILIGRGVLRGYLTNLKTARKMSSAPTGNARRGSYASPSRIGPSNFYIEAGSDDPVALVRGLDRALAVTSLLNLHTIDPVSGEFSLGATGTYVERGAPVHPVQGITIAGNLTHLLSSISGVGTDLTFGSGGIGSPTLVIAELSVGGT; encoded by the coding sequence GTGACGGCACGCCTCTCGAACGATGAGGTCGTCGATCGCGCGCTCGAAGCATTGCGAGCGGGCCGTCTCGCGACGGCGGAGATCTTCGTGCGCGACGCGTTGTCCGGATCCGTCGAGACGAAGGACGGCGCGCTGGAGGTCGTGACAGCACGTGGCGAGCGTGGGCTCGGCGTGCGTGTACTCGAGGGTCAGCGCGTCGGGTTCGCGCACACGAGCGATCTCGCGGTCTCCGGCATCGAAGCCTGCGTGGACCAGGCGCGGCGGATGGCGACGATCACCGAGCCGGACGAAGACCTGCGCATCGCCGCCGCGCCGCTCGAGAGCGTCGATCTCGACATCTTCCAGCCCGGCCTCGAGGACCGCCCGCTCACGGACCGCGGCGCGATCGCGCTCGCGGTGGAGAGCGCGGCGCGCTCCGTGGATCCACGCATCACGCACTTCCGCAAGACGAGCTACAGCGACGCGGAAGTGACCACGCTCATCGCGACCACGACCGGAGTCCGCGCGTCGTACCGCGAGAGCTTCTGCGGCGCGATGACGAGCGCGGTCGCGACGCAGAACGGCGAGCGGCAGATCGGCTATCACGGCGAGGGCGCGCGGCGCATGGTGGAGCTGGATCCGGACGCCGTCGGCAAGCGGGCCGCGCAGCGCGCGCTGGAGAAGCTTGGCGCGAAGCCCTTCCCCACCCAGAAGCTCCCGGTCGTCCTGGACCCGTGGATGGCGATGTCGCTCCTCGGCGCGATCGCACCGCTGTTCTCAGCCGATAGCGTCCTGAAGGGCCGATCGTTGTTCGCGGGGAAGCTCGGCGAGCGCGTGGCGAACACGCGCGTGACGGTCGTCGACGACGCTCGACGGAAGGGCGGGCTCCGCAGTGCGCCCTTCGACGGCGAAGGCGTCGCTACGACGACGCGGATCCTCATCGGGCGCGGCGTGCTTCGCGGCTACCTCACGAACCTGAAGACCGCGCGCAAGATGAGCAGCGCGCCGACCGGGAACGCGCGACGCGGCTCGTACGCATCGCCGAGCCGCATCGGTCCATCGAACTTCTACATCGAGGCGGGCTCGGACGATCCAGTTGCTCTCGTACGCGGGCTCGACCGTGCGCTGGCCGTCACCTCGCTCCTCAACCTGCACACCATCGATCCGGTGTCGGGCGAGTTCTCACTCGGAGCGACCGGAACGTATGTGGAGCGAGGCGCGCCGGTGCACCCGGTGCAGGGCATTACGATCGCGGGCAACCTCACGCATCTCCTTTCGTCGATCAGCGGGGTGGGTACGGATCTCACGTTCGGCTCGGGCGGGATCGGCAGCCCGACGCTCGTCATCGCGGAGCTGTCGGTAGGTGGCACGTGA
- a CDS encoding CopG family transcriptional regulator, with the protein MLKTTVYLSVELKRKLAALARRRRTSEARLIREGLEQIVRDESPRRPTFPLFNSGDPGLWRHPDEELLKGFGER; encoded by the coding sequence GTGTTGAAGACGACCGTGTACCTTTCCGTGGAGCTGAAACGAAAGCTCGCTGCGCTCGCACGCCGGCGTCGGACCTCCGAGGCGCGCCTCATCCGCGAAGGACTCGAGCAGATCGTGCGCGACGAGTCACCGCGACGGCCAACGTTTCCCCTCTTCAATAGTGGCGACCCGGGCCTGTGGCGACATCCTGACGAGGAGCTGCTCAAGGGTTTCGGCGAGCGGTGA